Proteins encoded together in one Pseudomonas sp. ADAK13 window:
- the bufA2 gene encoding BufA2 family periplasmic bufferin-type metallophore, with protein sequence MNFKNAVSGAALAIAAAGMFAGVATQVQAADAPVHCYGVNACKGQNDCKTKDNACKGQGVCKGHGFLSMSKAMCDQKGGTVGE encoded by the coding sequence ATGAACTTCAAAAACGCAGTGTCTGGTGCCGCCCTTGCTATCGCCGCCGCTGGTATGTTTGCCGGTGTTGCAACCCAGGTACAAGCGGCTGACGCCCCGGTTCATTGCTATGGCGTCAACGCCTGCAAAGGCCAGAACGACTGCAAGACCAAAGACAACGCTTGCAAAGGCCAGGGCGTTTGCAAAGGTCACGGCTTCCTGTCGATGAGCAAGGCGATGTGCGACCAGAAAGGCGGCACCGTCGGCGAGTAA
- the bufB gene encoding MNIO family bufferin maturase yields the protein MSASLPSLGYGLGLRSEYYQQILEQSPAVDWFEVISENYLVQGGKALYYLDAIAERYPLVMHGVSLSIGGPHALDIDYLKQLKQLSEHIQPAWISDHLCWSRGNAHQLHDLLPLPYTEESLYHVAGRVRQVQDVLQRPFVLENVSSYVRAKADEFTEWEFLNALTHLTGCQLLLDVNNVYVSSRNHGFDAWEFIRNLPPESIRQLHLAGHMDYGDYVIDTHDHPVCDPVWALYQQTLEHLGPVSTLLERDDHFPPFQELLDELSKARELGASALDRRALCA from the coding sequence ATGTCCGCCTCCCTTCCGAGTCTGGGTTACGGCCTGGGTCTACGCAGCGAGTACTACCAGCAGATCCTTGAACAATCGCCGGCCGTGGATTGGTTCGAAGTGATCTCCGAGAATTATCTGGTTCAGGGCGGCAAGGCCTTGTACTACCTGGACGCGATCGCCGAGCGTTATCCGTTGGTGATGCACGGTGTGTCCCTGTCCATCGGCGGGCCCCATGCCCTCGATATCGATTACCTGAAACAACTCAAGCAGCTGTCGGAACACATCCAGCCGGCATGGATTTCCGATCACTTGTGCTGGAGTCGCGGCAACGCGCACCAGTTGCATGACCTGCTGCCGCTGCCCTACACCGAAGAAAGCCTCTACCACGTCGCCGGTCGCGTGCGGCAAGTGCAGGACGTGTTGCAGCGTCCCTTCGTGCTGGAAAACGTCTCCAGCTATGTACGCGCCAAGGCGGACGAGTTTACCGAGTGGGAGTTTCTCAACGCCCTGACCCATCTCACCGGCTGCCAGTTGCTGCTGGACGTGAACAACGTGTACGTCAGCTCGCGCAACCACGGGTTCGATGCCTGGGAATTTATCCGCAACCTGCCGCCCGAAAGTATCCGCCAATTGCACTTGGCCGGGCACATGGATTACGGCGACTACGTGATCGACACCCATGACCACCCGGTATGCGATCCGGTGTGGGCGCTGTATCAGCAGACGCTGGAGCACCTTGGGCCGGTTTCGACGTTGCTGGAGCGTGATGATCATTTCCCGCCGTTCCAGGAGTTGCTCGACGAGCTGAGCAAGGCCCGCGAGCTGGGCGCCAGCGCATTGGACAGGAGGGCGTTATGCGCCTGA
- a CDS encoding HvfC/BufC N-terminal domain-containing protein, protein MRLIDWQLAFEQQLLAETFTADNRFSATLIGGPTLDVETGLAIYHNAYHARLQEVLRDDFSAVWYWLGDEEFAALGSAYIRRYPSAHYSLRWFGERFPGFILEHYAGQGAPLAELARLEWAFTLAFDAPQGEPLALQDMATLPPEDWPGLQVQLAPSVQQVACDFNSLGIWRASKGEWDFPGSEALPLAQVCLVWRHDNVCQYRSLEPAEASALTGMVSTGWNFSELCAELAVTYQEGAPLQAVTWLKQWVQDGLLQRRAP, encoded by the coding sequence ATGCGCCTGATCGATTGGCAATTGGCGTTTGAACAGCAGTTGCTGGCGGAGACGTTCACCGCCGACAACCGCTTCAGCGCCACCCTGATCGGTGGCCCGACCCTGGATGTAGAGACGGGCCTGGCGATTTACCACAACGCCTATCACGCACGGTTGCAGGAAGTGTTGCGCGATGACTTCAGCGCCGTCTGGTATTGGCTGGGGGACGAGGAGTTTGCAGCGTTGGGTTCGGCCTATATCCGCCGCTATCCCTCGGCCCACTACAGCCTGCGCTGGTTTGGCGAGCGTTTTCCCGGGTTTATCCTCGAGCATTACGCCGGCCAAGGCGCGCCGTTGGCCGAGCTGGCGCGGCTGGAATGGGCCTTCACCCTGGCCTTTGATGCGCCGCAGGGCGAGCCGTTGGCCCTGCAAGACATGGCCACGCTGCCGCCTGAAGACTGGCCCGGGTTGCAGGTGCAACTGGCCCCGTCGGTGCAGCAAGTAGCGTGTGACTTCAACAGCCTGGGTATCTGGCGCGCGAGCAAGGGCGAGTGGGACTTTCCCGGCAGCGAGGCCTTACCGTTGGCGCAGGTCTGCCTGGTCTGGCGCCACGACAATGTGTGCCAATACCGTAGCCTGGAACCGGCGGAAGCCAGCGCGCTGACGGGCATGGTCAGCACTGGCTGGAACTTTTCCGAACTGTGCGCCGAGTTGGCAGTCACTTACCAGGAGGGCGCGCCATTGCAAGCGGTTACCTGGCTGAAACAGTGGGTCCAGGACGGTTTGCTCCAGCGGCGGGCACCATAG
- the cfaB gene encoding C17 cyclopropane fatty acid synthase CfaB: MLAQLPPALQNLKLPLRLRLWDGHEFNLGPDPSVTIVVKDPMMVSTLSHPTLDSLGEAFVEGKLELEGSISEVIRVVDELSHALVEDEEDTRPVRSIHDKATDAAAISYHYDLSNEFYQLWLDRDMAYSCGYFETGSESLDQAQQDKFRHLCRKLRLQPGEYLLDVGCGWGGLARYAAREFGVKVFGITLSKEQLELAQERVKAEGLEDQVELTLLDYRDLPQDGRFDKVVSVGMFEHVGHANLAEYCKILYGAVREGGLVMNHGITAKHTDGRPVGRGAGDFIERYVFPNGELPHLAMMTAEISEVGLEVVDVESLRLHYARTLDHWSERLEDNLEAAGKMVPEQALRIWRLYLAGCAYAFARGWINLHQILAVKPHADGSHELPWTRDDLYQ, translated from the coding sequence ATGCTCGCGCAACTTCCACCGGCCTTACAGAATCTCAAGCTACCGCTGCGTCTTCGACTCTGGGACGGCCATGAATTTAACCTGGGCCCGGATCCCAGCGTCACCATTGTGGTCAAGGACCCCATGATGGTTTCAACGCTCAGCCATCCAACGCTCGACTCACTGGGCGAAGCCTTCGTCGAGGGCAAACTGGAGCTGGAAGGCTCCATTTCCGAAGTGATCAGGGTGGTCGACGAGTTGAGTCATGCCCTGGTTGAGGACGAGGAGGACACTCGTCCGGTGCGCTCGATCCACGACAAGGCCACTGACGCAGCCGCTATTTCCTACCATTACGACCTGTCCAACGAGTTCTACCAGCTTTGGCTGGACCGTGACATGGCCTATTCCTGCGGGTATTTCGAGACCGGCAGCGAATCCCTCGATCAAGCCCAACAAGACAAATTCCGCCACCTGTGCCGCAAACTGCGGCTGCAGCCGGGCGAGTATTTGCTCGATGTGGGCTGCGGTTGGGGCGGGCTGGCGCGGTATGCCGCGCGGGAATTCGGGGTCAAGGTGTTCGGCATCACCCTGAGTAAGGAGCAGCTGGAGCTGGCCCAGGAGCGAGTGAAAGCCGAAGGCCTGGAAGATCAGGTGGAGCTGACGCTGCTGGACTACCGCGACCTGCCCCAGGATGGCCGCTTCGACAAAGTGGTGAGCGTGGGGATGTTTGAACACGTCGGCCACGCCAACCTGGCGGAGTACTGCAAGATTTTGTACGGCGCGGTGCGTGAGGGCGGCCTGGTGATGAACCATGGCATTACCGCCAAGCACACCGATGGCCGGCCTGTGGGCCGTGGCGCCGGGGACTTTATCGAGCGCTATGTGTTTCCCAATGGCGAGCTGCCGCACCTGGCGATGATGACCGCCGAGATCAGCGAAGTCGGGCTGGAAGTGGTCGACGTCGAAAGCCTGCGCCTGCATTACGCGCGCACGCTGGATCACTGGAGCGAGCGCCTGGAAGACAACCTGGAAGCGGCGGGCAAGATGGTGCCGGAGCAAGCCTTGCGCATCTGGCGGCTGTACCTGGCCGGCTGTGCCTATGCGTTTGCCCGGGGCTGGATCAACCTGCACCAGATTCTGGCGGTGAAACCCCATGCCGATGGTAGCCACGAGCTGCCGTGGACGCGGGATGACCTGTATCAGTAA
- the cls gene encoding cardiolipin synthase, giving the protein MDFFGPHLLAYFIATLHFLGTLAAIHAVLTVRTAQGSIAWALSLMFIPYLTLIPYLIFGRSTFDAYIQARRQANQEMHKAITELNWRPWVEEALAARNSQAYASLRAMPKLGRMPCLANNQVRLLINGEATFSAIFEAIRSAKTAVLFQFFIIHDDELGRRLHTLLKEKAAEGVSIFVLYDRIGSHALPHRYVQSLRDAGVQVKAFATRSGWLNRFQVNFRNHRKIVVVDGITGFVGGHNVGDEYLGKKPPLAPWRDTHVQVSGPVVACLQESFAEDWFWAARELPPLLLPDTYPDDGVLCQLLASGPADPYETCSLFFVEAIHAATERVWITSPYFIPDEAVFSALRLAVLRGVDVRLLLPSRPDHRIVYAASSLYAIEAVRAGVRVFRYTPGFLHQKVVLVDSEISAIGSANLDNRSFRLNFEVMLLTVDDTFASQVEHMLLDDFALAHEISQEESRQTHRLQQLGMRVARLISPIL; this is encoded by the coding sequence ATGGATTTCTTTGGCCCGCACCTGCTCGCCTATTTCATCGCCACCCTGCATTTTCTGGGCACCCTTGCCGCCATCCATGCGGTGCTGACCGTCAGGACCGCCCAAGGCTCGATTGCCTGGGCCTTGTCGCTGATGTTCATCCCTTACCTGACGCTGATTCCCTACCTGATCTTCGGCCGCAGCACCTTCGACGCCTACATCCAGGCGCGGCGCCAGGCCAACCAGGAAATGCACAAGGCGATCACCGAGCTGAACTGGCGCCCGTGGGTCGAAGAAGCACTGGCCGCGCGCAACTCCCAAGCCTATGCGTCACTGCGGGCCATGCCCAAGCTGGGGCGCATGCCGTGCCTGGCGAACAATCAGGTGCGCTTGCTGATCAATGGCGAGGCCACGTTCAGTGCGATTTTCGAAGCCATCCGTTCCGCGAAGACAGCCGTATTGTTCCAGTTCTTCATCATTCATGACGACGAACTCGGCCGCCGGTTGCACACGTTGCTCAAAGAAAAGGCCGCCGAAGGCGTGTCGATTTTCGTCCTGTATGACCGTATCGGCAGCCATGCCCTGCCCCATCGTTATGTGCAGTCGCTGCGGGACGCCGGGGTGCAGGTCAAGGCCTTCGCCACGCGCAGTGGCTGGCTAAACCGCTTCCAGGTCAACTTCCGCAACCACCGCAAGATCGTGGTGGTCGATGGCATTACCGGGTTTGTCGGCGGGCATAACGTCGGCGACGAATACCTGGGCAAGAAACCGCCCCTGGCGCCGTGGCGCGACACCCATGTGCAAGTCAGCGGCCCGGTGGTGGCGTGCTTGCAGGAATCGTTTGCCGAGGATTGGTTCTGGGCCGCGCGCGAGCTGCCGCCGCTGCTGCTGCCGGACACCTATCCCGATGACGGCGTGCTCTGCCAGTTGCTGGCCAGCGGCCCGGCGGATCCCTACGAGACGTGCTCGCTGTTTTTCGTCGAGGCGATTCATGCGGCGACCGAGCGAGTGTGGATCACCAGCCCGTATTTCATTCCTGATGAAGCGGTGTTTTCCGCACTCAGGCTGGCGGTGTTGCGCGGGGTCGATGTACGCCTGCTGCTGCCGTCGCGGCCCGATCACCGCATCGTCTACGCGGCCTCCAGCCTGTACGCGATCGAAGCTGTGCGCGCCGGGGTGCGGGTATTCCGCTACACGCCAGGGTTCCTGCATCAGAAAGTGGTGTTGGTGGACAGTGAAATCAGCGCCATCGGCAGTGCGAACCTGGATAACCGTTCATTCCGGCTGAATTTCGAAGTGATGTTGCTGACGGTGGATGACACCTTCGCCAGTCAGGTGGAGCATATGTTGCTGGATGACTTCGCCCTGGCCCATGAAATCAGCCAGGAAGAAAGCCGCCAGACCCATCGCCTGCAACAACTGGGCATGCGGGTCGCGCGGCTTATTTCTCCAATTTTGTAA
- a CDS encoding DUF3617 domain-containing protein — protein sequence MNARLLGLAMVVGLTLPVAAQAQMLAPGLWELTTSNMKVDNQDLPDLSLILGQLKQQMTPEQRAMLEKQGITMAGKGVQVCLTQAQVASDSIPLTDPQSGCKQEVTDKTGNQWKFRFSCPKAQGTGVATFQSQQEFTTTVNGTFNATGVQQKGSLDTHAQWLGSNCGTVKPRA from the coding sequence ATGAATGCTCGTCTGCTTGGTTTGGCCATGGTTGTTGGTTTAACGCTGCCCGTGGCGGCGCAAGCGCAGATGTTGGCGCCGGGCTTGTGGGAATTGACCACCAGTAACATGAAGGTCGATAACCAGGACCTGCCGGACTTGTCGCTGATCCTTGGTCAGCTCAAGCAACAGATGACTCCCGAACAACGGGCCATGCTTGAGAAGCAAGGCATCACCATGGCCGGCAAAGGCGTGCAGGTGTGCCTGACACAAGCCCAGGTGGCGTCCGACTCCATCCCGCTGACCGACCCGCAATCGGGCTGCAAACAGGAAGTGACGGACAAGACCGGCAACCAGTGGAAATTCCGCTTCAGCTGCCCGAAAGCCCAGGGCACCGGCGTGGCGACGTTCCAGAGCCAGCAGGAGTTCACCACCACGGTTAACGGTACTTTCAACGCCACCGGCGTGCAGCAGAAGGGCAGCCTGGACACTCACGCGCAGTGGCTGGGCAGCAACTGCGGTACGGTCAAACCCCGCGCTTAA